A stretch of the Porifericola rhodea genome encodes the following:
- a CDS encoding YfiT family bacillithiol transferase, which yields MSYSLDELRYPIGQFEKPEIISTEHLNTWKGDIAVFPSKLKSEVIDLTTDALNWVYRPQGWTIQQVVHHCADSHMNALMRLKLTLTEEQPAIRPYEEARWAMLADTLESPIEWSLQFLEALHLKWIYLLDQLDEIQLGRTYIHPEHQTVFDLRETIGMYAWHCNHHLAHVRQAIKHQGVF from the coding sequence ATGAGCTATTCTCTCGATGAACTTCGATACCCTATTGGTCAATTTGAAAAGCCAGAAATTATCTCTACTGAACATTTGAATACCTGGAAAGGAGATATAGCAGTATTTCCTTCAAAATTAAAAAGTGAAGTTATAGACTTAACTACGGATGCATTAAACTGGGTTTATCGTCCGCAGGGCTGGACCATACAGCAAGTGGTACATCATTGTGCTGATAGCCATATGAATGCTTTGATGAGACTTAAGCTAACACTCACTGAAGAGCAGCCAGCTATAAGACCTTATGAAGAAGCGCGCTGGGCTATGCTTGCTGATACCCTTGAAAGCCCTATTGAATGGTCATTGCAGTTTTTGGAAGCACTACATCTTAAATGGATTTATCTGCTAGATCAATTAGATGAAATACAGCTAGGGAGAACCTATATTCACCCTGAGCATCAGACAGTATTTGATTTAAGAGAAACGATAGGTATGTATGCCTGGCATTGCAACCACCATCTCGCCCATGTTCGGCAGGCTATAAAACACCAGGGAGTATTTTAG
- a CDS encoding methyl-accepting chemotaxis protein: MKTASSKKDSAKASTTSTTRSKSAASSEVKKLKAQKEELEQRLQEMSAMYEELRAAQEELTSSSHIQAAVDTGFASIEFTPEGFILSANQNFVSALGYEKPEDVIGQHHKIFCEEDYAASTEYHRFWQSLADGQIHSGEFKRVSLHGEEVWINAAYTPVRDESGKIVKVIKIATDITEMVNARTKGESVQAAVDTGWAYIEFNPDGTIITANQNFLSTMGFEREDEIKNQHHRIFCDAAYAASPEYARFWNDLASGRVQNGEYLRVRRDGKEVWLQAAYTPIKDDKGKVTKVIKIAADISNVKLPVLAVSQIISNVAQGDLTNVFDMPAEGYVQQMGDALNVALENLNALLSNIEESADFVASSSGSMLEKSESIKNNTTEVASAIAQMAKGAQDQALKTDESSKLVEEVMSTATQMESKADIIYQTAEQGQVSCENGIKIIKKLVENMEGISSSAGITSESISVLTQRAEEIARTLNVITDIAAQTNLLALNAAIEAARAGDAGRGFAVVAEEIRKLAEDSRRSAVDIEKIIADVQKDTQSAGKAIEIMESSVKDGNVATQEADSIFQEIASSSQQTLSYSKEIQNATMAQKTSIDSVVKNIEQIVVVAEETAAGTEEVASSSQALNASMTEVTEASNRLSQIASELQSGVSQFKLVKLKR, translated from the coding sequence ATGAAAACGGCATCAAGTAAAAAAGACTCTGCAAAAGCCAGCACAACTTCTACAACAAGAAGTAAATCTGCTGCATCATCTGAAGTAAAAAAGCTAAAAGCACAAAAAGAGGAACTGGAGCAGCGCCTGCAAGAAATGAGTGCTATGTACGAAGAGCTTAGAGCAGCTCAGGAAGAACTTACCAGTTCAAGCCACATACAGGCAGCGGTAGATACTGGCTTTGCTTCCATAGAGTTTACACCCGAAGGATTCATTCTATCTGCAAATCAGAACTTTGTATCGGCTTTAGGTTATGAGAAGCCGGAAGATGTAATTGGTCAGCACCACAAAATTTTCTGCGAAGAGGACTACGCAGCTTCTACCGAATATCATCGGTTTTGGCAGAGCCTGGCAGATGGGCAAATCCATTCTGGAGAGTTCAAACGCGTTTCTTTGCATGGAGAAGAGGTATGGATTAACGCTGCTTACACTCCGGTAAGAGATGAAAGCGGAAAGATAGTTAAGGTAATTAAAATCGCTACAGACATTACCGAAATGGTAAATGCCAGAACAAAAGGCGAAAGCGTACAGGCAGCTGTAGACACAGGCTGGGCGTACATAGAGTTTAACCCTGATGGAACTATCATTACGGCCAACCAGAACTTCTTAAGTACTATGGGCTTTGAGCGTGAAGATGAGATCAAGAACCAACACCATAGAATCTTCTGCGATGCAGCTTATGCTGCTTCTCCTGAGTATGCAAGGTTCTGGAACGACCTGGCTAGCGGAAGAGTACAAAATGGAGAGTACCTGAGAGTAAGAAGAGATGGCAAAGAGGTATGGCTGCAAGCAGCTTATACTCCCATTAAAGACGATAAAGGTAAAGTAACCAAGGTTATAAAAATAGCTGCGGATATATCTAATGTAAAGCTTCCGGTATTGGCGGTAAGTCAGATCATCAGCAATGTAGCACAAGGTGATCTTACTAACGTTTTTGATATGCCCGCCGAAGGATATGTGCAGCAAATGGGTGATGCCCTGAATGTGGCTTTAGAGAACCTAAATGCTCTTCTAAGTAATATTGAGGAAAGTGCAGACTTCGTAGCCAGTTCTTCTGGTAGTATGCTGGAGAAAAGTGAGAGCATCAAAAACAATACGACCGAAGTAGCTTCAGCTATTGCCCAGATGGCTAAAGGAGCCCAGGATCAGGCGCTGAAAACGGATGAGTCATCTAAGTTGGTAGAAGAAGTTATGAGCACTGCTACCCAAATGGAGAGCAAAGCGGACATTATTTACCAGACTGCGGAACAGGGTCAGGTAAGCTGTGAGAACGGGATCAAGATTATTAAGAAACTGGTAGAAAATATGGAAGGGATCAGCAGTTCTGCAGGCATTACCTCTGAGTCTATCAGTGTACTAACTCAGAGAGCTGAAGAAATTGCTCGCACCCTAAACGTAATTACGGATATTGCCGCGCAAACCAACCTCTTGGCCCTTAATGCTGCAATTGAAGCAGCGCGTGCCGGAGATGCGGGCAGGGGGTTTGCAGTAGTGGCTGAAGAAATACGTAAGCTAGCAGAAGATTCAAGACGATCAGCAGTAGACATAGAAAAAATTATCGCTGATGTGCAAAAAGATACGCAGTCGGCCGGCAAAGCGATTGAGATTATGGAAAGCAGTGTAAAAGATGGAAATGTAGCTACCCAGGAAGCAGACTCTATCTTTCAGGAGATTGCGTCTTCCAGCCAGCAAACGCTCAGCTATTCAAAAGAAATTCAGAATGCGACGATGGCTCAAAAAACCTCTATTGATTCGGTAGTGAAGAATATAGAGCAGATTGTAGTTGTCGCTGAAGAGACGGCCGCCGGTACAGAAGAAGTGGCTAGTTCATCACAGGCCCTTAATGCTAGCATGACAGAAGTAACGGAAGCCAGCAACAGACTTTCCCAGATTGCCTCTGAGCTACAGTCAGGCGTAAGCCAGTTTAAACTGGTAAAGCTGAAGAGATAA
- a CDS encoding chemotaxis protein CheW, which yields MASQDHNAGEEQEQNLERHQLIVFKLGQEEYGLHIDQIKEVVLTPHITRMPKTPFYIKGVANIRGNIIAIVDLEEKFGLKELSDKDINEARHYTLVVESETFKMGVLVEEVPNTLSVTSAEIDDSPNLMQDNEDGGDYISGIVKVKDRLIILIDIFQVMAEKEVSQVLQKEKVVA from the coding sequence ATGGCAAGTCAAGATCATAATGCTGGAGAAGAGCAGGAGCAAAATCTGGAAAGGCACCAACTAATCGTCTTTAAGCTAGGCCAGGAAGAGTACGGCCTGCACATAGACCAGATCAAAGAAGTAGTGCTTACGCCACACATCACTCGAATGCCTAAAACTCCTTTTTACATCAAGGGGGTGGCTAACATTCGTGGAAACATTATCGCAATCGTAGATCTGGAAGAGAAATTCGGGCTAAAGGAGCTAAGTGATAAAGATATAAACGAAGCCAGACACTATACCCTGGTTGTAGAAAGCGAAACTTTTAAAATGGGTGTACTGGTAGAAGAAGTCCCCAACACGCTTTCTGTTACCTCAGCGGAAATAGACGATTCTCCTAATCTTATGCAGGATAACGAAGACGGCGGAGATTACATTAGTGGCATTGTAAAGGTAAAAGATCGCCTGATCATACTTATAGATATTTTCCAGGTAATGGCTGAAAAAGAAGTCAGTCAGGTATTACAAAAAGAAAAAGTCGTAGCATAA
- a CDS encoding response regulator → MAKSVLIVDDSLYMRTLIKDAVEEAGYEVVGQAANGEEAVDLALELQPDIITLDNILPDMIGTDILKVYKEEELESKVVMISAVGQESVIAEGKSLGAIDYIVKPFTAEKLMEVLSKI, encoded by the coding sequence ATGGCAAAAAGTGTATTAATTGTAGACGACTCATTGTACATGAGAACGTTGATCAAAGATGCTGTAGAAGAAGCAGGATACGAGGTAGTGGGGCAGGCAGCTAATGGTGAAGAAGCTGTAGACCTTGCGCTCGAGCTTCAGCCCGATATCATTACCCTGGATAATATTCTTCCAGATATGATAGGAACCGATATCCTCAAAGTGTACAAAGAGGAAGAACTAGAGTCTAAAGTGGTGATGATTAGTGCCGTAGGGCAGGAGTCAGTAATCGCAGAAGGTAAGTCATTGGGCGCCATAGATTATATCGTTAAACCTTTCACTGCTGAAAAGTTGATGGAAGTGCTCAGTAAAATATAA
- the cheB gene encoding chemotaxis-specific protein-glutamate methyltransferase CheB: protein MASQRINTVLIEDSGLMRILLADILRSDSDIALLSTAINGKDGVEKVKELKPDVVITDMVMPHFDGLHVVSELMKQHPVPVILLSSLEKTNPKIFDALSAGAFEFINKEQVVALSKVGSFPLNELIKSAAKAESALFSSRMIRRNTNAHSFSKDLPYQIIAIGASTGGPAAVEAIIRQMPDNLSIPIVIAQHMTEQFLPSFAQRLNKLSPLRIKIAERNETLEGGTIYIAPGHMNTKVVHNPITAKPTLAFTNKKFKEFNNPSVDCLLSSVAEVYREKAIGVILTGMGKDGTVGLEAIYKQNGYTIAQDSTSSVVFGMPKSAINKGVVNQVVKIREIGGFLMSCLS from the coding sequence ATGGCTTCTCAGAGAATCAACACAGTATTAATTGAGGACTCGGGACTGATGCGCATTTTACTGGCTGATATTTTGAGAAGTGATTCCGATATCGCGCTGCTTTCTACTGCAATCAATGGCAAAGATGGAGTAGAAAAAGTGAAAGAGCTAAAACCAGATGTCGTTATTACCGATATGGTAATGCCCCATTTTGACGGACTACATGTGGTTAGTGAACTGATGAAGCAGCACCCGGTACCTGTTATTTTGCTTAGCTCACTGGAGAAGACAAACCCCAAGATCTTTGATGCATTAAGCGCCGGAGCTTTTGAGTTTATAAACAAAGAGCAGGTAGTGGCTTTATCCAAAGTGGGAAGTTTTCCGCTAAATGAGCTGATAAAATCCGCGGCAAAAGCAGAGAGTGCGCTTTTTAGCTCACGCATGATTCGTAGAAATACGAACGCACATAGTTTTTCTAAAGATTTGCCCTATCAGATTATCGCCATTGGTGCTTCTACTGGAGGGCCTGCGGCAGTAGAGGCTATCATTAGACAAATGCCGGACAACCTGAGTATCCCGATTGTAATTGCTCAACATATGACTGAGCAGTTTTTACCTTCGTTTGCTCAGCGTTTGAATAAGTTAAGCCCCTTAAGAATTAAAATTGCCGAACGCAACGAAACACTGGAAGGGGGGACTATATACATTGCGCCGGGGCATATGAATACCAAAGTAGTCCATAATCCGATTACTGCTAAGCCCACTCTTGCTTTTACTAACAAAAAGTTCAAAGAGTTCAACAACCCTTCTGTAGACTGTCTGCTTAGCTCAGTGGCAGAGGTATATCGCGAAAAAGCAATAGGCGTAATTCTTACCGGAATGGGTAAGGACGGTACGGTGGGGCTTGAAGCTATCTACAAACAAAATGGCTACACCATCGCTCAGGATAGTACATCTTCAGTAGTATTCGGAATGCCCAAATCCGCGATAAATAAAGGGGTAGTAAACCAGGTAGTAAAAATCCGTGAAATAGGCGGCTTTTTAATGAGTTGTTTGTCATAA
- a CDS encoding chemotaxis protein CheA: MEKEEEYKEIFLAEALDNYEELNRLLTELEKNPKSKSAVDAIFRITHTLKGNAAGMGFSSIAELAHTTESLFGEIRDRRIELSGDIFTAIFKAVDVLGNMIHGLKEEKKVRYKGIKTKLEVIIKRATEDKEDSSNTAEKSEAKEEDKPVTQSSTEYLQESVEASPKEELPVVADQLGESDVQQVLEELDEDAELEEEATETKIAFSDLVQVPVRKLDNLLNLVGELIIERDRIIATQTGRQATNEYARLNRISSDLQYSVMDVRLVQVGFLFNKFHRVVRDAAAVENKQVSLKLEGTDTEIDRNILQIISDSLIHLIRNSIAHGIENSEERESLGKAAEGVITLKAFNENDTVIIEIVDDGRGIDIQRVKEKAVSKGLISPEGAAQLSDEEATLLIFEPGFSTVDNINAISGRGVGMDVVKQALDTIGGNVSVETEQNKGTIIRLSLPSSMAVKGTLLFELNQTEYAIPLTYTDAVVSLSKKDIHKVGKGLVATHLKKTIAIVFLNDLFNPLVSKLSAGNDLHYTFNHLDKNEKLDVVVVNYGSRKVGFVVDKLLQQKEIVEKPMIKPVDKVKFISGVTILGNGHVCLVLHVPAVIQEVFQANVHSQNRTVLT, from the coding sequence ATGGAAAAAGAAGAAGAATACAAAGAAATATTTCTGGCCGAAGCACTGGACAATTACGAAGAACTAAACCGTCTACTTACCGAGCTGGAAAAAAATCCTAAGAGCAAAAGTGCGGTAGATGCAATTTTTCGTATCACTCATACGCTCAAAGGAAATGCTGCTGGCATGGGTTTTTCTTCTATTGCTGAGCTGGCACACACCACCGAGAGTTTATTTGGTGAAATTAGAGACCGACGTATCGAGCTCAGTGGAGATATCTTTACGGCTATATTCAAAGCAGTAGATGTGCTCGGAAACATGATTCACGGCCTCAAAGAAGAAAAGAAAGTCCGTTATAAAGGAATTAAGACCAAGCTGGAAGTAATCATCAAAAGGGCTACTGAAGATAAGGAGGACAGTTCAAATACAGCTGAAAAGTCTGAAGCCAAAGAAGAAGATAAACCAGTAACGCAAAGCTCTACAGAATATTTACAGGAATCGGTAGAAGCCTCTCCAAAAGAAGAGCTGCCTGTAGTAGCAGACCAGCTAGGGGAGTCTGACGTACAGCAGGTATTAGAGGAGTTGGATGAAGATGCCGAACTTGAAGAAGAGGCCACAGAAACTAAAATTGCTTTCTCTGATCTGGTGCAGGTACCAGTAAGAAAACTAGATAACCTATTAAACCTGGTCGGTGAGCTAATTATAGAGCGTGATCGTATTATCGCTACCCAGACAGGAAGGCAAGCTACAAATGAATACGCAAGACTTAACCGAATATCATCAGACCTCCAATACTCTGTCATGGATGTCAGGCTTGTACAGGTAGGCTTTCTCTTCAATAAATTTCATAGAGTAGTTAGAGATGCAGCAGCAGTAGAAAATAAGCAGGTGAGCCTTAAGCTGGAAGGCACCGACACTGAAATAGACAGAAATATCCTTCAGATCATCAGTGACTCCCTTATTCACCTGATTAGAAACTCTATCGCGCACGGCATAGAGAATAGTGAAGAACGTGAGTCGCTGGGTAAAGCAGCAGAGGGTGTTATTACACTTAAGGCATTCAACGAAAATGATACTGTTATCATTGAAATCGTAGATGATGGAAGAGGAATTGACATTCAGAGAGTGAAAGAAAAGGCTGTAAGCAAAGGGCTAATCTCGCCCGAAGGAGCTGCGCAGCTGAGTGATGAGGAAGCTACACTTCTTATATTTGAGCCAGGCTTCTCTACTGTGGACAACATCAATGCCATCTCGGGTAGGGGCGTAGGCATGGACGTAGTAAAACAGGCTTTGGATACTATTGGAGGGAATGTGTCGGTAGAAACTGAGCAGAACAAAGGTACCATCATTCGTTTGTCTTTACCTTCTTCTATGGCAGTTAAAGGAACCTTGCTGTTTGAGCTAAACCAGACAGAATATGCTATTCCACTTACCTACACAGATGCTGTAGTATCGCTTAGTAAGAAAGATATACACAAAGTAGGCAAAGGGCTGGTAGCTACACATCTCAAGAAAACTATTGCCATTGTTTTTCTGAACGATCTGTTTAACCCTTTGGTCAGTAAGCTTTCAGCAGGCAATGATCTTCATTATACCTTCAATCATTTAGACAAAAACGAAAAGCTAGATGTAGTGGTGGTTAACTACGGTAGCCGTAAAGTTGGCTTTGTGGTAGACAAGCTGCTTCAGCAAAAAGAAATTGTAGAGAAACCAATGATCAAGCCGGTAGACAAGGTGAAGTTTATAAGTGGGGTCACTATTCTCGGCAATGGACATGTGTGCCTGGTATTGCACGTGCCAGCAGTCATCCAGGAAGTGTTTCAAGCCAATGTACATTCACAAAACAGAACTGTTCTGACATAA
- a CDS encoding chemotaxis protein CheC, with amino-acid sequence MNILSPKEKELTLEIIDTGYKNAAKSFSVIIQQNIEIEISEIEVTKSEPDYRHFIKSGEDITMLTTKIIGEVEGKSYLLLNEEEKSAIFSACLPPQKDEEARKTMEEAMLKEIDNIVSATVITQFSNALGFSIYGDVPHLFYMPAKEVATTIADELKQVSDYFLTVNTRFMFENDTTLQPNFFWILSSQFLERIRERTV; translated from the coding sequence ATGAATATATTATCGCCCAAAGAAAAAGAACTGACCCTGGAAATTATTGACACCGGTTATAAAAACGCCGCAAAATCATTTTCTGTAATAATACAGCAGAATATAGAAATTGAAATTTCTGAGATAGAAGTTACTAAGTCAGAACCAGATTATAGGCACTTTATTAAATCCGGGGAGGATATTACGATGCTGACCACCAAAATAATTGGTGAGGTAGAGGGGAAAAGCTACCTGCTCCTTAACGAGGAAGAGAAGTCCGCTATTTTTAGCGCCTGTTTGCCTCCACAAAAAGACGAAGAAGCCAGAAAGACAATGGAGGAGGCGATGCTCAAAGAAATTGATAACATCGTTTCGGCTACAGTAATTACTCAGTTTTCTAATGCTCTGGGCTTCTCTATTTACGGTGACGTGCCTCACCTGTTTTATATGCCGGCTAAAGAAGTTGCCACCACTATAGCTGATGAGCTTAAGCAGGTGTCAGACTATTTTCTTACCGTGAACACTCGCTTCATGTTTGAAAATGATACCACACTACAGCCCAACTTTTTTTGGATACTTTCTTCGCAGTTTCTGGAGAGAATAAGAGAGCGCACGGTATAG
- a CDS encoding PAS domain-containing protein: MNHSTNYFRKKNALTLWLTEGVAFLLLLALFLWDFPYQSYCFVAVFVLQAIVVFRFFKKLTAQIQSVETHLEKLASGKLKEKAALPYGMAHTAIKHVNQLYTQMEEATHYIEKIGGRQEELEMLHLNTADHLGKALTDMRTKMQVYQDEEQKRNWSTEGHALFAEILREHNDDLDAFSNEVIQQIVKYLRCNQGSMFVLNDDEEEAYMELAACYAYDKRKYEEKRFKIGQGLVGQCAVEKQTIFMTDIPQHYVNITSGLGEATPSNLVIVPLIVNDKLHGVLELASFQKLEAYQLSFLEKVAESIASTLDTVKVTIQTKRLLDNSHDLTAELREREEVMREHLETLTEAQEEMRTQQTELQWVFRAMDNSLLTASFDLNGELLNANEKLLDLCGYSLEKLQLHSATLLKMQYADETFWTDMQEGIIRTFDFKVSTSKGEEKWINASFTPMKVDDNGNQKKILMLGTDITKQKLVLEKLSLVANNTDNSVIITDNEGYIEFVNEGFTKMTGYSEVEVLGRKPGALLQGPKTDQETVNRIRQKLKKGEPFYEDILNYRKGGGSYWISLVINPVKNDKGQIEKYISIQTDVSAIKETTLEYTYKLEAIGRTNAILDFDPEGNILDANAIFMSVTGYDKEELIGKPYDYLLPDSEKDKPQVQLMWDNLKEGTFFSGEFIQKSKEDKDLWLNGTFNPIFNLDGKLHKILMFAQFTTHEKEKQNELSSMLEALNKAVLTLEMDAEGMLKKANPLFLKTFGYKRSEIARKDILNFVKNGSRIPEVLKQLNEEENVSCPLTFITKEGEEKTYQATFNGMRNLKHELHRVAVILNEL; this comes from the coding sequence ATGAACCACTCTACAAACTATTTCAGAAAGAAAAATGCTCTTACCCTGTGGCTTACAGAAGGGGTAGCCTTTCTGCTTTTGCTTGCGCTATTCTTATGGGATTTTCCTTATCAAAGCTATTGTTTTGTAGCAGTTTTTGTATTGCAGGCCATTGTAGTTTTTCGTTTTTTCAAAAAACTGACCGCTCAAATACAGTCAGTAGAAACTCATCTGGAGAAATTAGCCTCCGGTAAGCTTAAAGAAAAAGCTGCGCTCCCATACGGTATGGCACATACCGCTATCAAACATGTAAACCAGCTGTATACCCAAATGGAAGAAGCCACCCACTACATAGAGAAAATAGGGGGGCGTCAGGAGGAACTAGAAATGCTGCACCTGAATACCGCTGATCATTTAGGCAAAGCTCTTACAGATATGCGGACAAAGATGCAGGTTTACCAGGACGAAGAGCAAAAAAGAAACTGGAGTACCGAAGGACACGCACTTTTTGCTGAAATTCTTCGTGAGCATAATGATGATCTTGACGCATTCAGCAATGAGGTGATTCAGCAGATTGTCAAGTATTTAAGATGTAACCAGGGTAGCATGTTTGTGCTGAATGATGATGAGGAAGAAGCCTATATGGAGCTTGCCGCCTGCTATGCGTATGACAAACGGAAATACGAAGAAAAAAGATTTAAGATTGGCCAGGGGCTGGTAGGGCAGTGTGCTGTTGAAAAGCAGACTATTTTCATGACTGATATACCTCAGCACTATGTTAATATTACCTCCGGATTAGGCGAAGCCACACCTTCTAATCTGGTAATTGTACCTTTAATAGTCAATGATAAACTGCACGGTGTGTTAGAGTTGGCCTCTTTTCAAAAGCTGGAAGCCTATCAGCTTAGTTTTCTTGAGAAAGTAGCAGAGAGTATAGCTTCTACGCTGGATACCGTCAAAGTAACCATACAAACCAAGCGACTGCTGGATAACTCACACGACCTTACTGCCGAACTTAGGGAGAGAGAAGAGGTAATGAGAGAGCATTTAGAGACACTCACCGAAGCACAGGAAGAGATGCGTACCCAGCAGACAGAGCTTCAGTGGGTTTTTAGAGCTATGGATAATAGTCTACTTACTGCGTCTTTTGACCTTAATGGAGAACTACTCAACGCTAATGAAAAGCTTCTGGATCTTTGTGGCTATTCTTTAGAAAAGCTCCAGCTCCATTCTGCTACGCTTCTTAAAATGCAGTATGCCGATGAGACTTTCTGGACAGATATGCAGGAAGGAATTATCCGCACGTTTGATTTTAAAGTGAGTACTTCCAAAGGAGAAGAAAAGTGGATCAACGCCTCTTTTACTCCCATGAAGGTAGATGATAATGGTAATCAGAAAAAAATTCTGATGCTGGGTACAGATATAACCAAGCAAAAACTTGTTTTGGAAAAGCTATCTCTCGTAGCAAACAATACAGATAATTCCGTCATCATTACGGATAATGAAGGATATATAGAGTTTGTAAATGAAGGCTTTACTAAAATGACAGGTTATAGTGAAGTAGAAGTCTTAGGCAGAAAACCTGGCGCTCTGTTACAGGGACCTAAAACGGATCAGGAAACAGTAAATCGCATTCGCCAGAAACTGAAGAAAGGAGAGCCATTCTATGAGGATATTCTCAACTACCGGAAAGGTGGAGGAAGCTATTGGATTTCGTTAGTAATTAACCCGGTGAAGAACGATAAAGGCCAGATAGAAAAGTACATATCTATACAAACTGATGTTTCGGCTATTAAGGAAACTACTTTAGAATACACTTATAAACTGGAGGCAATAGGCAGAACCAACGCCATTCTGGACTTTGACCCTGAAGGCAATATTCTGGATGCTAACGCAATTTTTATGAGCGTTACTGGCTACGATAAGGAAGAGCTAATTGGTAAGCCTTATGACTATCTGTTGCCCGACTCAGAAAAAGATAAGCCTCAGGTTCAGTTAATGTGGGACAATCTGAAAGAAGGTACTTTTTTCTCTGGAGAGTTTATCCAGAAAAGTAAAGAAGACAAAGACCTATGGCTTAACGGCACCTTTAACCCAATCTTTAATCTGGATGGTAAACTGCATAAAATTCTCATGTTCGCGCAATTTACTACGCATGAGAAAGAAAAGCAGAATGAGCTGAGCAGTATGCTTGAAGCTCTGAACAAAGCTGTGCTCACTTTGGAAATGGATGCAGAAGGCATGCTGAAAAAGGCAAACCCCTTATTTCTTAAAACCTTTGGCTACAAGAGGTCTGAGATTGCGAGGAAGGACATCCTGAACTTTGTTAAGAATGGTAGCCGTATTCCAGAGGTGCTAAAGCAACTCAATGAAGAAGAAAACGTTAGTTGCCCTCTCACTTTTATTACTAAAGAGGGAGAAGAAAAAACTTATCAGGCTACGTTTAACGGTATGCGTAATCTTAAGCATGAGCTACATCGGGTAGCAGTAATCCTAAACGAGCTATAA
- a CDS encoding CheR family methyltransferase, producing the protein MTETDTLTHTPISITDEELNSLTQAILRRYGIDFTCYEPISLKRRVIRAINVLKLESVHNLWVKLLRDRDFIVPFIDEVAVGLTSMFRDPVLWRTLKEKIIRTIPKKNALNIWHAGCSTGEEVYSMAIVLHEMGLLSSAQAWATDMSEASLKTAQQGVYHSLKIQEYGKNFEQYNNIGLFKRYYRPEGDHGKMNDSLVQHVNFKAHNLITDPVEGNYDIIFCRNVMIYFDQASKIKLLDEFYNHLNTGGLLIIGFYDALVPLIDKSKFHFLDLNAKVFQKI; encoded by the coding sequence ATGACAGAAACTGATACTTTGACGCATACTCCTATTTCCATTACGGATGAAGAGCTAAATTCGCTGACACAAGCTATTCTGCGTCGCTATGGAATTGATTTTACCTGCTATGAACCAATTTCTCTAAAGAGAAGAGTCATTAGAGCTATAAATGTGCTCAAACTAGAGTCTGTACACAATCTATGGGTAAAATTGCTGCGCGATCGTGACTTTATTGTTCCTTTTATAGATGAGGTAGCAGTTGGACTTACCTCTATGTTTCGTGACCCTGTACTTTGGCGTACATTAAAAGAGAAGATCATTCGTACAATTCCTAAGAAAAACGCTCTTAACATATGGCATGCGGGCTGTTCTACTGGTGAGGAAGTATATAGCATGGCTATAGTATTACATGAAATGGGACTGCTCTCAAGTGCTCAGGCATGGGCTACTGATATGAGCGAAGCCTCTCTTAAAACCGCGCAACAGGGAGTGTACCACAGCCTGAAAATTCAGGAGTATGGAAAAAACTTTGAGCAGTACAATAATATCGGACTCTTTAAAAGGTATTATCGTCCCGAGGGAGATCATGGAAAGATGAATGATTCTCTGGTACAGCATGTAAACTTTAAAGCGCATAACCTAATTACAGATCCTGTAGAAGGAAATTATGATATCATTTTTTGCCGCAATGTAATGATATACTTTGACCAGGCATCTAAAATCAAACTACTGGATGAATTTTATAATCACCTCAATACAGGAGGCTTATTAATAATTGGCTTTTACGATGCTTTAGTCCCACTTATTGACAAAAGTAAGTTTCACTTTCTGGACCTAAACGCGAAGGTATTTCAGAAGATTTAA